A single genomic interval of Pyrus communis chromosome 7, drPyrComm1.1, whole genome shotgun sequence harbors:
- the LOC137740605 gene encoding uncharacterized protein, protein MDIDAARVHRKLQLNELEEIRNEAYENARIYKEKTKAYHDRMIRSKTFSIRQKVLLFNSHLRLFPVQIQSLKTGHEFKVNGHRLKPYYDNFKEHTVEDIPLHAVSPRED, encoded by the exons atggacattgatgccgctagagttcataggaagcttcaattgaatgagctggaggagataaggaatgaggcttatgagaacgcccgcatttacaaagagaaaacaaaggcttACCATGATAGGATGATTCGGAGCAAGACATTCTCAATaaggcagaaagtgttacttttcaattctcaCCTTCGCTTGTTCccag tccaaattcaaagcttGAAGACGGGACATGAATTTAAAGTGAATGGGCACCGTTTGAAGCCCTACTACGACAATTTCAAGGAGCATACCgtggaggacatacccctccatgccgtgagccCGCGTGAAGattaa